A single window of Balaenoptera acutorostrata chromosome X, mBalAcu1.1, whole genome shotgun sequence DNA harbors:
- the LOC103016341 gene encoding LOW QUALITY PROTEIN: olfactory receptor 10A2-like (The sequence of the model RefSeq protein was modified relative to this genomic sequence to represent the inferred CDS: deleted 2 bases in 1 codon) produces MGNLTILNEFLLLGFGSLHGLQFFLLGIFLGIYVVTLLGNILILTVISLDCSIQTPMYFFLSNFSFFEIWYTTSIAPKMLQTHLSGPQVISFVGCVVQFYFFGSMAVVECFLLAAMSYDRYFAICSPPQYPSLMNVYTCIPLAGGSWLGEFLTPVVTVTMTFQLQPIRFCPTYKFDHFFCDLAPVLELVCSDTETVEETTFLLASFVTMAPFLLTVASYSHNVAAVLRIPSAAGKQWAFSTCSSHLIVVTLYYRTLGTVYTIPTATQAVALNKIFSLFYTVVTPMVNPIVYSLRNKDVKKAVRRLMSQWVYAKRT; encoded by the exons ATGGGTAATCTGACCATTCTCAATGAATTTCTCCTCCTGGGATTTGGGAGTCTGCATGGgttacagttttttcttttggggATATTTCTGGGAATCTATGTAGTGACCTTGCTGGGGAACATTCTTATCCTTACGGTCATTTCCCTTGATTGCAGCATCCAAACCCCCATGTACTTCTTTCTGTCCAATTTCTCCTTCTTTGAGATCTGGTACACTACCTCCATTGCCCCTAAGATGCTGCAGACCCATCTCTCAGGTCCCCAGGTGATTTCTTTTGTAGGTTGTGTGGTCCAGTTTTACTTCTTCGGTTCCATGGCAGTAGTTGAGTGCTTTCTTCTGGCAGCCATGTCTTATGACCGCTACTTTGCTATCTGCAGCCCCCCCCAGTACCCATCCCTCATGAACGTCTACACATGTATCCCGCTTGCAGGTGGGTCTTGGCTGGGTGAGTTCCTAACCCCTGTGGTCACTGTTACCATGACTTTCCAGCTGCAACCTATAAGG TTCTGTCCAACCTATAAGTTTGACCATTTCTTCTGTGACCTGGCCCCTGTGCTGGAGCTGGTCTGTTCTGATACTGAGACAGTGGAGGAAACCACTTTCCTGCTGGCCTCCTTTGTCACTATGGCGCCCTTCCTACTCACTGTAGCCTCCTATAGTCACAATGTTGCTGCTGTCCTCAGGATTCCATCAGCTGCAGGAAAGCAATGGGCCTTCTCCACCTGCTCTTCCCACCTCATAGTGGTCACTCTGTACTATCGAACACTGGGAACAGTGTATACCATTCCCACAGCAACCCAGGCTGTTGCCCTGAACAAGATCTTCTCCCTGTTCTATACTGTGGTCACTCCCATGGTCAACCCCATCGTGTATAGCTTGAGAAACAAGGATGTTAAAAAGGCAGTGAGGAGGCTTATGAGTCAGTGGGTATATGCTAAAAGGACCTAA